A window from Ramlibacter pinisoli encodes these proteins:
- a CDS encoding DUF1345 domain-containing protein, with the protein MRPASMESPPPKPTAAERLGLGRHVPLWRALRVRPRLAAALGFGLLVYAASPLVATLGTSARCLVGWNAGALLYLALAWHEMRGVDDAKLIQSRAVAQDEGRTTILLLVVVAAAAVMLAVGTQLAQVKSLDEDAGRGWHLVLAGVTVATSWFFTQVLFALHYAHDFYLARHRDRPDPLQFPGTQDPGYSDFFHFACVIGAAAQTADITFQGRSLRPVGTLHCVLSFFFNTTLLALSMNVVASLLT; encoded by the coding sequence TTGCGGCCCGCCTCCATGGAGAGCCCGCCGCCGAAGCCGACCGCGGCCGAGCGCCTGGGGCTGGGTCGGCACGTGCCGCTGTGGCGGGCGCTGCGGGTGCGGCCCCGGCTGGCCGCCGCGCTCGGGTTCGGCCTGCTGGTCTACGCCGCCAGTCCGCTGGTGGCGACGCTGGGCACCTCGGCGCGCTGCCTGGTCGGCTGGAACGCCGGCGCGCTGCTGTACCTGGCCCTGGCCTGGCACGAGATGCGGGGCGTGGACGACGCGAAGCTCATCCAGTCCCGCGCGGTCGCCCAGGACGAGGGGCGCACGACCATCCTGCTCCTGGTGGTGGTGGCCGCGGCGGCCGTGATGCTGGCAGTCGGCACCCAGCTGGCGCAGGTGAAGTCGCTCGACGAGGACGCGGGTCGCGGCTGGCACCTGGTGCTGGCCGGCGTCACCGTGGCCACCTCCTGGTTCTTCACCCAGGTGCTGTTCGCACTGCACTATGCGCACGACTTCTATCTGGCGCGCCACCGGGACCGGCCCGACCCGCTGCAGTTCCCCGGCACCCAGGACCCGGGCTACAGCGACTTCTTCCACTTCGCCTGCGTGATCGGCGCCGCGGCGCAGACGGCCGACATCACGTTCCAGGGCCGCAGCCTGCGGCCGGTGGGCACGCTGCACTGCGTGCTGTCGTTCTTCTTCAACACCACGCTGCTGGCGCTGTCGATGAACGTGGTCGCCAGCCTGCTGACCTGA
- a CDS encoding ATP-dependent Clp protease proteolytic subunit: METPHEHDEPASGAPSTAEPRNAFLEEKAFKSRTVLLFGEVSDRSAADIARRLIALDAESDRPIDMLVSSPGGHLESGDAIHDIIRFIGAPVNMIGTGWVGSAATHLYLAVPRERRFCLPNTRFLIHQPSGGAGGPASDIAIHAREIIKARERIAQTISRETGKPLDSVLQDIERDRWLSAEEAIDYGLVGRIISNKSELKR, encoded by the coding sequence ATGGAAACCCCCCACGAACACGACGAACCCGCGTCCGGCGCGCCCTCCACGGCCGAGCCGCGCAACGCCTTCCTGGAAGAAAAGGCCTTCAAGTCGCGCACCGTGCTGCTCTTCGGCGAGGTCAGCGACCGCTCGGCGGCCGACATCGCGCGCCGCCTCATCGCGCTGGACGCCGAGTCGGACCGGCCCATCGACATGCTGGTGAGCTCGCCCGGCGGCCACCTCGAATCGGGCGATGCCATCCACGACATCATCCGGTTCATCGGGGCCCCGGTGAACATGATCGGCACCGGCTGGGTCGGCAGCGCCGCCACGCACCTGTACCTGGCCGTGCCGCGCGAGCGCCGCTTCTGCCTGCCCAACACCCGCTTCCTGATCCACCAGCCCAGCGGCGGCGCCGGCGGACCGGCCAGCGACATCGCGATCCATGCACGCGAGATCATCAAGGCGCGCGAGCGCATCGCACAGACGATTTCGCGCGAGACCGGCAAGCCGCTCGACAGCGTGCTGCAGGACATCGAACGCGACCGCTGGCTCTCGGCCGAGGAAGCGATCGACTACGGCCTGGTCGGCCGCATCATCTCCAACAAGTCCGAGCTCAAGCGCTGA
- a CDS encoding MBL fold metallo-hydrolase, protein MRPKRASWLVRTTVTLAAVVAVLVAAGWAVLSQPQFGAPLEGARLARAQANPQYRDGRFVNLEPEAPSTTSLVDYALRQFSGEEVREPPAPVPVLPVDKQALQAAPPASGLRAFWIGHASTYVEIDGLRILLDPVFAERVSPLPIGPRRFHPPPIALADLPPIDAVLISHDHYDHLDMDTVRHLAQRGSRFFVPLGIGAHLERWGVPSRQVEELEWWQERSLGSVRIVCTPTRHYSGRGLGNRSTTLWSSWSVLGPQHRFFYSGDTGYGKLFQDIGARLGPFDMAFIKIGAYGPGAAWTDIHMTPEQAVQVHRDVRGRRMFPVHWSTFNLAFHDWDEPIRRAVSAATRLGVELVTPRVGEVVDADAPFESTRWWLAVR, encoded by the coding sequence ATGAGGCCCAAGCGTGCAAGCTGGCTGGTGCGGACGACCGTCACGCTTGCCGCCGTCGTGGCCGTGCTCGTTGCGGCAGGGTGGGCGGTATTGTCGCAGCCACAGTTCGGCGCGCCCCTGGAGGGTGCGCGGCTGGCGCGTGCCCAGGCCAATCCCCAGTACCGCGACGGCCGCTTCGTCAACCTGGAACCGGAGGCGCCCAGCACGACATCGCTGGTCGACTACGCCCTGCGCCAGTTCTCCGGCGAGGAGGTGCGGGAGCCGCCGGCGCCCGTGCCCGTGCTGCCGGTGGACAAGCAGGCGCTGCAGGCAGCCCCACCGGCCAGCGGCCTGCGCGCGTTCTGGATCGGCCATGCCAGCACCTACGTGGAGATCGACGGGCTGCGGATCCTGCTCGACCCGGTGTTCGCCGAGCGGGTCTCGCCGTTGCCCATCGGGCCGCGTCGTTTCCATCCACCCCCGATCGCGCTCGCCGACCTGCCGCCGATCGACGCCGTGCTCATCTCCCACGACCACTATGACCACCTGGACATGGACACGGTGCGCCACCTGGCGCAACGCGGCTCGCGGTTCTTCGTGCCGCTGGGCATCGGCGCCCACCTGGAGCGGTGGGGCGTTCCGTCCCGGCAGGTCGAAGAACTGGAATGGTGGCAGGAGCGTTCGCTGGGAAGCGTGCGCATCGTGTGCACACCGACGCGCCACTACTCCGGCCGCGGCCTGGGCAACCGCAGCACGACCCTCTGGTCGAGCTGGTCGGTGCTGGGGCCGCAGCACCGCTTCTTCTACAGCGGCGACACGGGCTACGGGAAGCTGTTCCAGGACATCGGCGCCCGCCTGGGCCCGTTCGACATGGCCTTCATCAAGATCGGCGCCTACGGCCCCGGCGCCGCGTGGACCGACATCCACATGACGCCCGAGCAGGCCGTGCAGGTCCACCGCGATGTCCGGGGCCGGCGCATGTTTCCCGTCCACTGGTCCACCTTCAACCTCGCCTTCCACGACTGGGATGAACCGATCCGGCGGGCGGTGTCGGCCGCCACCCGCCTGGGCGTCGAGCTGGTGACGCCGCGCGTGGGCGAGGTGGTGGATGCGGACGCGCCGTTCGAGTCGACGCGGTGGTGGCTGGCCGTGCGCTGA
- a CDS encoding sulfite oxidase, translating to MTSVIDRTAARPAATTSAAETGLSGPGRRRFLATSAAATAAAFAAPKVSAQLTTGNPLQQAPANCTTVPDTPTPVRPDPQDASRVFSAGESVLAFRNHGMQAEFLREALTPLGAHYLLIHFDVPQLSAQGYSVALDGRVRNPTRLSLDDLKRRTLIQQVVTLECAGTGRSTLHPRAVYVPWFKEALGQYQWTGTPLRQILEQAGVLDDAVEVLFTGWDSGVDLGVEHAFERSLPIKEALRDEVMLAWEHNGVPLLPQHGFPLRLVVPSWYGMASVKWLRAITVLNQPFRGVQQSKVYRYQQVKGEAGEPVTFKRVHSLITPPGVPDLITRHRFLAPGPVTLQGVAWSGAGRITRVEVSTDDTATWREARLVPVSGDRFAWTQWQIDWSASAGEHILACRATDEAGDVQLVNPENRWNRQGMGVNGVQRVHVRVLEGIGSARGPVPSAARVVVPGADPVEVPQTVNALAGRGS from the coding sequence ATGACTTCCGTGATCGACCGCACTGCCGCGCGGCCCGCCGCCACCACCTCAGCAGCAGAGACCGGCCTCTCGGGGCCGGGCCGCCGCCGCTTCCTGGCCACCAGCGCCGCGGCCACGGCCGCTGCCTTCGCCGCGCCGAAGGTCTCGGCCCAGCTGACCACCGGCAATCCCCTGCAGCAGGCGCCCGCCAACTGCACGACCGTTCCCGACACGCCGACGCCGGTGCGCCCGGACCCGCAGGACGCCTCGCGCGTCTTCAGCGCGGGAGAGAGCGTGCTGGCCTTCCGCAACCACGGCATGCAGGCCGAGTTCCTGCGCGAGGCGCTGACGCCCCTCGGCGCCCACTACCTGCTGATCCACTTCGATGTTCCGCAGCTCAGCGCGCAGGGCTATTCCGTCGCGCTGGACGGCAGGGTGCGCAACCCGACCCGGCTGAGCCTGGACGACCTGAAGCGCCGGACCCTGATCCAGCAGGTGGTCACGCTCGAGTGCGCCGGGACGGGCCGCTCGACGCTGCACCCGCGCGCCGTCTACGTGCCCTGGTTCAAGGAAGCCCTCGGCCAGTACCAGTGGACGGGAACGCCGCTGCGCCAGATCCTGGAGCAGGCCGGTGTGCTGGACGATGCGGTCGAAGTGCTGTTCACCGGCTGGGACTCCGGCGTCGACCTCGGTGTCGAGCACGCGTTCGAGCGCAGCCTGCCGATCAAGGAAGCCCTGCGCGACGAGGTGATGCTGGCCTGGGAGCACAACGGCGTGCCGCTGCTGCCGCAGCACGGCTTCCCGCTGCGGCTGGTGGTGCCCAGCTGGTACGGCATGGCCAGCGTCAAGTGGCTGCGCGCCATCACGGTGCTGAACCAGCCCTTCCGGGGCGTGCAGCAGTCCAAGGTCTACCGCTACCAGCAGGTCAAGGGGGAAGCCGGCGAACCGGTCACGTTCAAGCGCGTGCACTCGCTCATCACCCCACCCGGGGTGCCGGACCTGATCACCCGCCACCGTTTCCTCGCCCCCGGACCCGTCACCCTGCAGGGCGTGGCGTGGTCGGGCGCCGGCCGCATCACCCGCGTGGAGGTCAGCACCGACGACACGGCGACCTGGCGCGAGGCCCGGCTGGTTCCCGTGTCCGGGGATCGCTTCGCCTGGACGCAATGGCAGATCGACTGGAGCGCCAGTGCCGGCGAGCACATCCTGGCCTGCCGTGCGACCGATGAAGCCGGCGACGTGCAACTGGTCAATCCGGAGAACCGCTGGAACCGCCAGGGCATGGGCGTGAACGGCGTGCAGCGCGTGCACGTGCGCGTGCTGGAGGGCATCGGCTCCGCGCGCGGCCCGGTGCCGTCCGCCGCCCGCGTGGTGGTCCCGGGAGCAGATCCGGTCGAGGTGCCGCAGACGGTCAACGCTCTCGCTGGACGCGGGTCCTGA
- a CDS encoding glycosyl hydrolase family 8 gives MKRRIFLQTGSLSAVTALSACGGGGGGADTAVASTAVDAEAEAKRIKVTPAPTPAPTPAPAPAPGTAPSPAPTPAPTPAPTPAPTPAPTPAPSPAPAGGPNYPFGSRLVPYVAGILPTNASNASMDAAIKSCYDRWKANGIVDVPTVSGGKALRFASNYLTVSEAMGYAMLVVVLMAGHDANARSTFDALLKTVRARPAYSIPGVGSWLMDWRLEANGASSNAAGGGWNAMDGDLDIAMALLMADRQWGSTGAWNYKQEGINTINAMKSFNMKPDGTTKGLATADVSRTSDYMISHFRAFAKATGDTYWSTTVIDRCYWLINRMQTVYSPSAGLMPDFIVQTNTSTPIPSPGNMGDFTATEMDYFANAQRNPWRWGTDYVVSGDARWKAVCNKLMNFFKADTGGDPARTAIGYELSGNPLQRPYPNWTPKGMIGPQLCGAMVDPAHQAYLNALWSYNANNFSLNYYDAELQILPMIVASGNWWQP, from the coding sequence ATGAAGCGACGCATCTTTCTCCAGACCGGTTCCCTCTCCGCCGTGACGGCGCTCAGCGCCTGCGGTGGCGGTGGTGGCGGCGCCGACACGGCCGTGGCCTCCACGGCGGTCGATGCCGAAGCCGAGGCGAAGCGGATCAAGGTCACGCCGGCGCCGACGCCGGCCCCCACGCCCGCCCCTGCACCGGCACCGGGGACGGCCCCCTCTCCGGCGCCGACCCCCGCGCCCACCCCGGCCCCGACGCCCGCTCCCACGCCCGCCCCGACGCCGGCGCCCTCGCCCGCCCCGGCCGGCGGCCCGAACTACCCGTTCGGTTCGCGCCTCGTGCCCTACGTGGCCGGCATCCTGCCGACCAACGCCTCCAACGCGTCCATGGATGCGGCGATCAAGAGCTGCTACGACCGCTGGAAGGCCAACGGCATCGTCGACGTGCCCACCGTCTCGGGCGGCAAGGCGCTGCGCTTCGCCAGCAACTACCTCACGGTGTCCGAGGCGATGGGCTACGCGATGCTGGTGGTGGTGCTGATGGCCGGCCACGACGCCAATGCCCGCTCCACCTTCGACGCCCTGCTCAAGACCGTGCGGGCCCGCCCGGCCTACAGCATCCCCGGCGTCGGCAGCTGGCTGATGGACTGGCGCCTGGAAGCCAACGGCGCGTCGAGCAACGCGGCCGGCGGCGGCTGGAACGCCATGGACGGCGACCTGGACATCGCGATGGCGCTGCTGATGGCCGACCGCCAGTGGGGCTCCACCGGCGCCTGGAACTACAAGCAGGAGGGCATCAACACCATCAACGCGATGAAGTCGTTCAACATGAAGCCGGACGGCACCACCAAGGGCCTGGCGACGGCCGACGTGAGCCGCACCTCCGACTACATGATCAGCCACTTCCGCGCGTTCGCGAAGGCCACCGGCGACACGTACTGGAGCACCACGGTCATCGACCGCTGCTACTGGCTGATCAACCGCATGCAGACGGTGTATTCGCCCAGTGCCGGCCTGATGCCCGACTTCATCGTGCAGACCAACACCAGCACGCCCATCCCCTCGCCGGGCAACATGGGCGACTTCACGGCCACCGAGATGGACTACTTCGCCAACGCGCAACGCAACCCGTGGCGCTGGGGCACCGACTACGTGGTCTCGGGCGACGCACGCTGGAAGGCGGTGTGCAACAAGCTGATGAACTTCTTCAAGGCCGACACCGGCGGCGACCCGGCCCGCACCGCCATCGGCTACGAACTGAGCGGCAACCCGCTGCAGCGCCCGTACCCGAACTGGACCCCCAAGGGCATGATCGGCCCGCAGCTGTGCGGCGCCATGGTCGACCCCGCCCACCAGGCCTACCTGAACGCGCTGTGGTCGTACAACGCGAACAACTTCTCGCTGAACTACTACGACGCCGAACTGCAGATCCTGCCGATGATCGTGGCCTCGGGGAACTGGTGGCAGCCATGA
- a CDS encoding acetyl-CoA C-acetyltransferase produces MNAYITAAVRTAAGRRNGRLSGWHPADLAAEVLDALVERTGIDPAAVDDVLLGCVSQAGEQSTNVARNAVLASRLLPESVPGTSIDRQCGSSQQALQFAAQAVMAGTQDVVIAAGVESMSRVPMFTPSELPRRNGMGFYMSPRIQARYPGVEFSQFVGAEMIARRYGLSKDQLDAYALESHRRARAATEAGLFAPEILPVAAWKAGEEAGAALHTVDEGIRFDATLEGIAGVKLLQEGGRLSAATASQIADGAAGVMVVSEKALQTFGLKPLARIHHLSVLGHDPVVMLEAPIPATQAALKKAGLRIEDIDAFEVNEAFASVPLAWLQATGADPARLNVHGGAIALGHPLGASGAKLMTTLLNVLNRRKGRYGLQTMCEGGGMANVTIVEALH; encoded by the coding sequence ATGAACGCCTACATCACCGCCGCGGTGCGCACCGCCGCCGGCCGTCGCAACGGCCGCCTCTCGGGCTGGCACCCGGCCGACCTCGCTGCCGAAGTGCTGGATGCCCTCGTCGAGCGCACCGGCATCGATCCGGCCGCCGTCGACGACGTGCTGCTCGGCTGCGTCAGCCAGGCCGGCGAGCAGTCGACCAACGTGGCCCGCAACGCCGTGCTGGCCTCCCGGCTGCTGCCCGAGTCCGTGCCCGGCACCTCGATCGACCGCCAGTGCGGCTCGTCGCAACAGGCGCTGCAGTTCGCGGCGCAGGCCGTGATGGCCGGCACGCAGGACGTGGTGATCGCGGCCGGCGTCGAGAGCATGTCCCGGGTGCCGATGTTCACGCCCAGCGAGCTGCCGCGCCGCAACGGCATGGGCTTCTACATGAGCCCGCGCATCCAGGCCCGCTATCCCGGCGTGGAGTTCAGCCAGTTCGTGGGCGCCGAGATGATCGCGCGCCGGTACGGGCTGTCGAAGGACCAGCTCGACGCCTATGCGCTCGAGAGCCACCGCCGCGCCCGCGCCGCCACCGAGGCCGGCCTGTTCGCGCCCGAGATCCTGCCGGTTGCCGCCTGGAAGGCCGGCGAGGAAGCAGGCGCGGCCCTGCACACGGTGGATGAGGGCATCCGCTTCGACGCCACGCTGGAGGGCATCGCCGGCGTGAAGCTGCTGCAGGAGGGCGGCCGCCTCAGCGCCGCCACCGCCAGCCAGATCGCCGACGGCGCGGCCGGCGTGATGGTGGTCAGCGAGAAGGCGCTGCAGACCTTCGGCCTGAAGCCGCTGGCGCGCATCCACCACCTCTCGGTGCTGGGGCACGATCCGGTGGTGATGCTGGAGGCCCCGATTCCGGCCACCCAGGCCGCGCTGAAGAAGGCCGGCCTGCGCATCGAGGACATCGACGCCTTCGAGGTCAACGAGGCCTTCGCGTCCGTCCCCCTGGCCTGGCTGCAGGCCACCGGCGCCGACCCGGCCCGCCTGAACGTGCACGGCGGCGCCATCGCCCTGGGCCATCCGCTGGGCGCCTCGGGCGCCAAGCTGATGACGACGTTGTTGAACGTCTTGAACCGGAGGAAAGGTCGCTACGGCCTGCAGACGATGTGTGAGGGAGGAGGGATGGCGAACGTCACTATCGTGGAAGCTCTTCACTAG
- a CDS encoding DUF4382 domain-containing protein translates to MSKSMFGLRALASCTVAAALAACGGGGGGGTSTAGSGALSVALTDAPGCGYDHVYVTVDRVRVHQDGSAADSDAGWREIVLAAPRRLDLLDLTNGVFEELGQTQLPAGRYNQVRLVLLDNGSAAPQANAVQPTGGALVPLATPSAQQSGLKLKATFDVSTNQTTDLVLDFDACRSVVRAGNSGNYNLKPVLTVTPRVATGILGYVSTTLTIAGTTVTAQQDGTVVRSTVPDATGRFVLGSLPAGNYDVVIGSEGRSTTVVSSVPVTATTTVVNGTATAILPPTSAMRQVTGTVSVPAGTATALVTDATVRASQALAGGPTVEVARVPVDATAATYVLRVPAAAPVKAPYAATGTLAFAADTAAAGKYRVQAAAPGRTAVDQAADVTTTDGVVDLTFAP, encoded by the coding sequence ATGAGCAAATCGATGTTCGGCCTGCGGGCCCTGGCCTCGTGCACCGTGGCGGCCGCGCTGGCTGCCTGTGGTGGAGGCGGCGGTGGCGGCACCAGCACGGCCGGATCGGGCGCCCTGAGCGTGGCCCTGACGGATGCCCCCGGCTGCGGCTACGACCATGTGTACGTGACGGTCGACCGGGTGCGCGTGCACCAGGACGGCAGCGCCGCCGACAGCGACGCCGGCTGGCGTGAGATCGTGCTGGCGGCCCCCAGGCGCCTGGACCTGCTGGACCTCACCAACGGCGTGTTCGAGGAACTCGGCCAGACGCAGCTGCCGGCCGGCCGCTACAACCAGGTCCGGCTGGTGCTGCTGGACAACGGTAGCGCGGCGCCGCAGGCCAATGCGGTGCAGCCGACCGGCGGCGCCCTGGTGCCGCTGGCCACGCCGAGCGCGCAGCAGAGCGGCCTGAAGCTGAAGGCGACCTTCGACGTCTCGACCAACCAGACCACCGACCTGGTGCTGGACTTCGACGCCTGCCGCTCGGTCGTGCGCGCCGGCAATTCGGGCAACTACAACCTCAAGCCGGTGCTCACCGTGACGCCGCGTGTGGCCACCGGCATCCTGGGCTACGTCTCGACCACGCTGACGATCGCCGGCACCACGGTGACGGCGCAGCAGGACGGCACCGTGGTCCGCTCCACCGTGCCGGACGCGACCGGCCGGTTCGTGCTCGGCTCGCTGCCGGCCGGCAACTATGACGTGGTGATCGGCTCCGAGGGCCGCAGCACCACGGTGGTGAGCAGCGTGCCGGTGACGGCCACAACCACCGTCGTCAACGGCACCGCGACGGCGATCCTGCCGCCCACCTCGGCCATGCGCCAGGTCACGGGCACGGTCTCGGTGCCGGCCGGAACGGCCACGGCGCTGGTGACCGACGCCACCGTGCGCGCCAGCCAGGCCCTGGCCGGCGGCCCCACGGTCGAGGTCGCGCGGGTGCCGGTCGACGCCACGGCGGCCACCTACGTCCTGCGCGTGCCTGCGGCCGCGCCGGTGAAGGCGCCGTACGCCGCGACCGGCACGCTGGCCTTCGCAGCCGATACCGCGGCGGCGGGCAAGTACCGCGTGCAGGCGGCGGCACCCGGCCGCACGGCGGTGGACCAGGCCGCCGACGTCACGACGACCGACGGGGTGGTGGACCTGACGTTCGCGCCCTGA